The DNA window GGAAGCAGCAGTGATTCTTAAAAATGATGAATTAAAGGAGTTATCCAAAGAAATAACCTCTATCGGAGACCTTTGGAGAGATTTCGCCGTAGATATTGCCCGTGTTTACAAAAACAGAAACTCAAAAAGCAATATTTATAACGAACTTTCAAAAACGATGTTGCAGATTGCAGATCTGGAAGAAGCTTTCTATAAAAAACTGAGAAAAGCGATCTGATATGGCGGAGAATATGATTGAAATCAAAAGTTTATATAAAAAGTACAAAAACTCAGATGAGTTTTCTGTCAATGATATCTCTTTGAATATCGAAAAAAACGAGATCTACGGAATTCTTGGACCAAACGGAGCAGGAAAAACCACCTTGATTTCTATGCTTTCGGGATTGATTAAGCCTACTTCAGGACTATTTACAATTAACGGATTATCGCCACACAAAGATGGTTTCAAAATAAGACAGATTATCGGTATTGTACCTCAGGAATATGCACTTTATCCTACCCTTACTGCAAGAGAGAACTTAATGTTTTTCGGCAGTTTATATGGTTTAAAACATAAACAGCTTAAAAAAGCAATTGATGATTCCCTTGAAATCATGGGACTTTCAAAATTTGCAGATAAACAGGTGGGGCAATTTTCAGGAGGGATGAAACGCCGTTGCAACCTCATCGCCGGAACCCTTCATAATCCGAAGGTTTTGTTTTTGGATGAACCGACCGTTGGTGTTGATGTTCAATCCAAAAAAGTAATTATTGATTTCTTACAGGAATTGAATAAAAACGGAACCTGCATTATTTATACTTCCCATCACCTTTCTGAAGCGGAAGAATTTTGCACCAAAATAGCCATCATTGACAGGGGGAAAATACATGCTGTGGGAACACCTGAAGAATTGGTTTCCCAAATTGCCAGCGCTGAAAACCTTGAGGATGTTTTCATTTCATTAACCGGAAAAGAATTAAGAGATGTTGTTGTATAAACTGTGGAGAAGCTTTATTAAGGAAATTCTTCTGCTCAAAAGAGATATCGGAGGAATTGTCATCATATTTGTAATGCCGTTGCTTTTAATTGTAACCATTACCTTAATCCAGGATTCAACCTTTAAAAATCTTGAAGGCTCGAAAATCCCAATCATTTTTATTGACAACGACAAATCTGAAGTTTCAAAAAATATAAAAAGTGAACTGGAAAGCAGCAAAACTTTTCAGCTGTTGACCAACTATAACGAAAAATCAGCTCAGGAAGCCGTTTTCTCGGGAGATTATCAGATGGCCATCGTCATTCCTGAAAATCTGACGAAAGATTTAAATTCAAATATTGAGTCAAAAGTTCAGACCATTGTAAGCTCATTTGGCTTGGAAGGAGATTCTGCAAAAACAAAAATAGCTTCTCCAAAAGCAAAAGAAATTCATTTATATTTCGATCCGGCGACCAATGCAGGATTCAAAAACTCTGTGATGAATTCTGTCAACAAAATGGTTTTTGAAATCGAAAATAAAAAAATTTACAAGGCATTTCAGGATCAACTGGGGACTACAGAAAATCTGGATGAAAACAAAAACCTGATTAGCTTTAAAGAAATTACTCCTAAAAAAGGAGAAATGGATGTGATGCCGAACTCTGTTCAGCACAACGTCCCGGCATGGACTCTTTTTGCCATCTTTTTTATTGTTGTTCCATTATCTATCAACCTGGTAAAAGAAAAAAGCCAGGGAACAAGTGTTAGAGCAAGAATCAGCCCTACCCCCTATTTTGTGCATATTTTAGGAAAAACATTTACATACCTTATCATTTGTATCATTCAGTTTTTACTGATGGTTGCTGTGGGTATTTATCTTTTTCCATACATGGATCTTCCTGCATTTGATGTATCAGGAAAAATGTTTCACCTTGTGGTAGTCACCTTATTTGCAGGATTAGCGGCTATCGGATTCGGAGTTTTATTGGGAACTATTGCCGACACTCAGGAACAATCTGCCCCATTTGGAGCTACATCGGTTGTTGTATTGGCAGCCATTGGCGGAATCTGGGTACCGGTATTTTTAATGCCTGATTTCATGCAGACGGTAGCTAAGTTCTCTCCAATGAACTGGGGACTGAACGCTTATTATGATATTATATTAAGAAATAGTGGTATCGGCGGAATTGCAAAAGAATTAGCTTTCTTATTTTTATTCTACCTTGCAACGGTATCCATTTCCATTTTTTACGAGAAAAAACAAAATGCAGTCTAAAGAAAACATATTATCCTGTACTGAAGAAGTAAGAGTACGATTCAATGAAACTGATCCATTGGGGATCGTCTGGCATGGACACTATATCGTTTATTTTGAAGACGGAAGGGAGGCTTTCGGAAGAGAACACGGCTTAACTTACCTGGATATTCAGAATGCCGGGTATGTAACACCTATTGTAAAAAGTACCTGTGAACATTTTCTTCCACTAAAATATGGAGAAACATTCAAGATTGTCACCACTTTTGTGAACTCAGTCTCAGCAAAACTGATCTATACATATGAGATTTTTAATCAGGAAGATAAACTGGTCTGTACTGGGGAAACCATACAGGTATTTTTAGATAGTGAAAATAATCTGTGTCTTTACAATCCGGAGTTTTTTCAAACCTGGAAAGATAAAATGGGATTATCATGAAGAAGGAAATTTATATCACCGATTACAACTGCGTTACTCCCTTAGGATTTAATGTAGATTCCAACTGGAACGCAATTTTAGAAGGAAAATCAGGAGTGGCATTACATCAGATCATAGAAAATCAGGATGCCTTTTACGCTTCCGGAATTGATTCTGAAAAACTGGATGAGGAATTCAACCGGATTTTTGTTCAAAACACCTTTGATTTCACAAGACTTGAAAAAATGTTGCTTTTAAGCATACAGCCTCTTGTTGAAAAACATTCAATATCAGAAAATACTGCTTTTATCCTTTCAACTACAAAAGGTAATATCAGTTTGTTAAAAAATAAGGCGGAATTGCCGGAAGGTGTTTATCTTTCCGCATTAGCACAGAAAATAGCTGATTTTTTCGGATTTAAAACAAAACCCATTGTGGTTTCCAACGCATGTGTCTCAGGAGTAATGGCGATTGCTGTTGCCAAGAATATGATTCAGGCAGGAAGATATAAAGACGCCTTTGTAATTGCCGGTGATGAACTTTCTGAATTTGTGATTTCAGGATTCAATTCATTTCAGGCAATAGGAACAGAACCCTGCAAGCCCTATGATAAAAACAGAAACGGAATCAATATTGGTGAGGCCGCAGCTGCCGCCTATATCACCTCAGAACCCTCAGAAAAAGATCATTTCAGGTTTAAAATCCTGGGAGATTCCGCCATCAATGATGCCAATCATATTTCCGGACCTTCGAGAACCGGAGACGGCTTATATGCCAGCATCAGAAATGCAATGAGAGAAGCTGCTGTATCTTCAGAGCAAATTGATTTTATTTCCGCTCATGGAACGGCAACATTATACAATGATGAAATGGAGGCCGTTGCATTCAACAGAAT is part of the Chryseobacterium lactis genome and encodes:
- a CDS encoding ABC transporter ATP-binding protein, giving the protein MAENMIEIKSLYKKYKNSDEFSVNDISLNIEKNEIYGILGPNGAGKTTLISMLSGLIKPTSGLFTINGLSPHKDGFKIRQIIGIVPQEYALYPTLTARENLMFFGSLYGLKHKQLKKAIDDSLEIMGLSKFADKQVGQFSGGMKRRCNLIAGTLHNPKVLFLDEPTVGVDVQSKKVIIDFLQELNKNGTCIIYTSHHLSEAEEFCTKIAIIDRGKIHAVGTPEELVSQIASAENLEDVFISLTGKELRDVVV
- a CDS encoding ABC transporter permease, with amino-acid sequence MLLYKLWRSFIKEILLLKRDIGGIVIIFVMPLLLIVTITLIQDSTFKNLEGSKIPIIFIDNDKSEVSKNIKSELESSKTFQLLTNYNEKSAQEAVFSGDYQMAIVIPENLTKDLNSNIESKVQTIVSSFGLEGDSAKTKIASPKAKEIHLYFDPATNAGFKNSVMNSVNKMVFEIENKKIYKAFQDQLGTTENLDENKNLISFKEITPKKGEMDVMPNSVQHNVPAWTLFAIFFIVVPLSINLVKEKSQGTSVRARISPTPYFVHILGKTFTYLIICIIQFLLMVAVGIYLFPYMDLPAFDVSGKMFHLVVVTLFAGLAAIGFGVLLGTIADTQEQSAPFGATSVVVLAAIGGIWVPVFLMPDFMQTVAKFSPMNWGLNAYYDIILRNSGIGGIAKELAFLFLFYLATVSISIFYEKKQNAV
- a CDS encoding acyl-CoA thioesterase: MQSKENILSCTEEVRVRFNETDPLGIVWHGHYIVYFEDGREAFGREHGLTYLDIQNAGYVTPIVKSTCEHFLPLKYGETFKIVTTFVNSVSAKLIYTYEIFNQEDKLVCTGETIQVFLDSENNLCLYNPEFFQTWKDKMGLS
- a CDS encoding beta-ketoacyl synthase N-terminal-like domain-containing protein — protein: MKKEIYITDYNCVTPLGFNVDSNWNAILEGKSGVALHQIIENQDAFYASGIDSEKLDEEFNRIFVQNTFDFTRLEKMLLLSIQPLVEKHSISENTAFILSTTKGNISLLKNKAELPEGVYLSALAQKIADFFGFKTKPIVVSNACVSGVMAIAVAKNMIQAGRYKDAFVIAGDELSEFVISGFNSFQAIGTEPCKPYDKNRNGINIGEAAAAAYITSEPSEKDHFRFKILGDSAINDANHISGPSRTGDGLYASIRNAMREAAVSSEQIDFISAHGTATLYNDEMEAVAFNRMELQNAPLNSMKGFYGHCLGASGLLESIISMESAIHNTLIPSKNFEEPGVSQPLNIIKENQPAEIRYILKTASGFGGCNAAIVLEKY